A region of Diceros bicornis minor isolate mBicDic1 chromosome 31, mDicBic1.mat.cur, whole genome shotgun sequence DNA encodes the following proteins:
- the LOC131395173 gene encoding phosphatidylinositol N-acetylglucosaminyltransferase subunit Y-like: MFLSLPTLTVLVPLVSLAGLFYSASVEENFPQGCTSTTSLCFHSLLLPITIPVYVFFHVWTWMGIKLFRQN; this comes from the coding sequence ATGTTTCTGTCTCTTCCTACACTGACTGTCCTTGTTCCTCTGGTCTCTTTAGCAGGACTGTTCTACTCGGCCTCTGTGGAAGAAAACTTCCCACAGGGCTGCACTAGCACCACCAGCCTGTGCTTTCACAGTCTACTCTTGCCCATTACCATACCAGTTTATGTATTCTTCCACGTTTGGACTTGGATGGGTATTAAACTCTTCAGGCAAAATTAA